The following DNA comes from Cellulophaga sp. HaHa_2_95.
ATGAATGGTTTGTTGAAAAAGTAAAGCCTATTATAGATGTTACAGAAGATACGATTGAAAATATTCTGCACACCTCGGTACTACATGTTTGCGAAAAAGTTGCAGCAGATGTCCTTAAAAATGCTACGAAACCAAAAAGTACTTTATTAGTTACTGGAGGGGGAGCTTTGAACACTTTTTTAATTGAAAAGCTACAAGAAAAGCTAGGTGATACCGTAGAAATCGTTATCCCTTCACAAACAATTATAGCCTATAAAGAGGCCTTAATCTTTGCCTTAATGGGCGCGCTTCGTATTCAACAACAAACGAATGTATTGTGTTCTGTGACGGGAGCCAAAAAAGATTCTTGTAGTGGCGTAATGTACCTACCAAGTTAAAATTTTGCCTATTTATATGTATATAAACTAATATCTTAAGATATTTATAAATAATTAAAGCCGAATTTCATTAAAATACATTTATTAATTAAATTTATAATTAAAAAACTCCCCAAGGTTATAGTGGTACTTTTTTGCTGAATAGCTGTTCATAAACTATCCGGCATTGTAACATGTAGTTCAGACCTAACCATAAAACAAACAAATACGCAAGGACTGAAAACCCTAAAAGGGTAATAAAAAATTAAAATAGGCAGTGCAATGAGTAATTATCACATCAAACATTTAGAAGAATATTTTCAAGTCTATAGAAAATCTGTCCGCAATCCTGAAGCTTTTTGGGAGGAAATAGCCGAAGAACATTTTTTATGGCGAAAAAAATGGGATAAGGTATTACGTTGGGATTTTTCTAAACCAGAAGTAACATGGTTTGAAGGGGCACAACTAAACATTACAGAGAATTGCATTGACCGACATTTAGCGACAAGAGGAGAAAAAACAGCCATTATTTTTGAACCCAATAATCCGGAGGAAGAAGCGCAGCATATTAGCTATTATCAATTACATGATAAAGTTTGCCGTATGGCCAATGTATTGAAAGAAAAGGGTATAAAAAAAGGAGATCGGGTATGTGTGTACTTACCTATGATTCCAGAATTAGCGGTTACTATTCTTGCATGTGCAAGAATAGGCGCCATACATTCTGTTGTGTTTGCCGGCTTTTCTTCCAATGCTTTAGCTACCAGAATAAATGATTCTGATTGTAAAATAGTCATTACGTCAGACGGTTCTTATCGCGGAAATAAATCAATAGATTTAAAAGGAATTGTAGACAAAGCTTTAGAAGAATGTCCTGGTGTAGCCCATGTATTGGTAGCAAAACGCACCAAAAGTACTATTGGAATGAAGAATGGTCGTGATGAATGGCTACAACCTCTTTTAGATGCCGCTTATGGAGATTGTGTTCCGGAAATTATGGATGCTGAGGATCCGTTATTCATATTATATACCTCTGGCTCTACTGGGAGACCTAAAGGAATGGTGCATACCACTGGAGGTTACATGGTTTATACCGCATACACTTTTAAAAATGTGTTTCAATACCGTGAAAATGATGTGTATTGGTGTACAGCAGATATTGGTTGGATTACTGGGCACTCGTATATCGTGTACGGCCCATTAGCCAATGGCGCCACTACGCTTATGTTTGAAGGGGTACCCTCCTATCCAGATTTTGGGCGTTTCTGGGAAGTCATAGAAAAACATAAAGTAAATCAGTTTTACACAGCTCCTACTGCTATTCGCGCTTTAGCAAAACAAAATTTAGAGTTTGTAGAAAATCATGATTTATCTAGTTTAAAAGTATTGGGTTCTGTAGGAGAACCTATAAATGAAGAAGCTTGGCATTGGTATAATAACAACGTAGGGAAAAAGAAAAGCCCCATTGTAGATACTTGGTGGCAAACAGAAACAGGGGGAATTATGATTACCCCTATTCCCTACGTAACCCCAACTACACCTACCTATGCTACCTTACCTTTTATAGGCATACAACCCGCATTAATGGATGAAGAAGGCCATGAGATTATGGGCAACCAAGTAGAGGGTAGGTTGTGTATTAAATTTCCTTGGCCTTCAATGGCAAGGACTATTTGGGGAGATCACGACCGCTATAGAGATACTTATTTTACGGCTTATAAAAATAATTACTTTACCGGCGATGGCGCGCTACGCGATGCTGTAGGTTATTACCGAATTACAGGGCGTGTAGATGATGTAATTATTGTTTCTGGACACAATCTAGGAACAGCACCAATTGAAGATGCTATAAACGAGCATCCAGCGGTAGCTGAATCTGCTATTGTTGGTTTCCCACATGATATAAAAGGAAATGCCCTATACGGTTATGTTATTCTAAAAGAAACAGGGGAGACTAGAGATCGCGATAATTTAAGAAACGAGATTAACCAGCAAATCACAGAACATATTGGTCCAATTGCTAAGTTAGATAAGATTCAGTTTGTTTCCGGTTTACCAAAAACTCGAAGCGGAAAAATTATGCGTCGTATTCTACGTAAGATTGCAAGCAATGATGTTTCTAATTTAGGAGACACGAGTACCTTACTAAACCCAGAAGTGGTTCAAGACATTATTGACAACGTGGTTTAAAGAACAATTTTCAAAAAACCATGAACAAGAAAACACCCGTATATTTTTGGCTATGCGTTACATAAAGCGCATAGCCAAAAATTTATAACGTGCAGCTGAAGTATTATCTTTTTTTTCTGGAAAAACAAGATTTGTCAATGTTAACATTTCTTTATTATAGCGGTGTCATATTTACCATTTTTAGCCAAGCTTTTACCTTTTAGAACTTTGCCCCTATCGCGATCTTTGTTAAAAAAATAACTTATGAGCGATGTAGCAAAATGCCCCACTTGCGGTAGCATTTCTAAAATAAAGGAAAAAGATGGTCACATTACGTATGCTGCAGTACAGGATGAACAGGCTTTAAAAAAAATTGGTCAGCTTAAAAAAGCCTTGGAAAAATTTAAACAAAAAGCAGAAGCACTAGAGAAAGAAGTTCAAGAATTGAAGGCCTTAATTTAAAATGAGGTTTATAAAAAAGAACTATGGCTGGTTTATCGTAACTGTTTTAGCCATTCTCCCTTTATTTATTTTAGCAAATTTCTTAGAAGTTGAATACGCATCAGATTTTGCCGTCAGCTTAAAAGAAAGCGCTGAAAACAATGACCAAAGCACTCTAGAACTATTGTATCACATTTCTGGAGAATTTGCTATACGATGGATGACAGCCGTACTTAGTTGCACCCCATTTTTTATTCTATTTGGAGTTACCAATCTTTATGTACGACAAGCCATGGGTATTGCAACGGCAATTTGGAGTATTATTCATTTTATAATTTTTTGTGCTGCGGAAGGGTTTCTTGAAACGTTTACACAAGTAAATTATATGGCGGGGTTTCTAGCCGTATTGTTATTAGTACCTCTGTCTGTTACCTCAAACAGAAAAGCTATGAGACGGCTAAAAAGCAAATGGAAAAAGCTTCAGAGTTTGGCTTATATCATTATACTATTAAGCATCGTACACGTCGCAATATTAGATAAAACATGGATGATCTACGCAATTATTGTAGGCTTAGGTTTTATACTCCGAATACCGCTTATCAAAGCACCAATTATAGCATTCAGAAAAAGGAGGTTAGAATAGCTTAACTTAAATATAAAATTACATCATATGAAAATAGCAGTTACCTCAGCAAGCGGACAATTAGGCGCTTCCATAGTAAAGCATCTCATTGCATTAGTAGGAAAAGATCAGGTTATTGGTATCGCAAGAACTCCAGAAAAAGCGAAGCATTTAGGGGTAGAAATTAGAAAAGGGGATTATAATAATAGAGAAGATTTTAATAATGCCCTTCAAGGTGTATCTACCGTACTACTAGTTTCTGGAATGGACGAGCCTCAGAAAAGAATAGCACAACATCAAAATGTCATTGAAGCTGCAAAAACTCAAGGTGTTCAAAAAATTGTATATACGAGTATCATTGGTAGTGAAGATAATAATGCTTTCAGTCCCGTCGTTCAAAGTAATCGACAGACTGAAAAAGACGTTAAAAACTCTGGACTTCATTGGGTGATTGGAAGAAACGGAATATACATTGAACCCGACTTAGAGTATATACCTACCTATTTAAATGCAGGGGAAATAAGCAATTGTGCGGCAGACGGCAAGTGTGCTTATACGAGTAGAGAAGAATTAGGGTATGGATATGCCAAAATGTTAACGGAAGAAAAGCATAATGGTCAGATTTACAATCTTATTGGAGAAGCAGTAACGCAAACACAACTTACCGAAGCCATTAATACCCTTTACCACACCCATTTAACCTACACGGCTGTATCTGTTGCTGCGTATGCGCAAGAAAGAAAAGAAGCTTTAGGAGATTTTATGGGAACTGTAATTGCAGGTATTTATGAAGGCATAAGAAATGGCGCCAATAATGTTCCTTCAGATTATGTAAGAGCAGCTGGAAGACCCCATAAATCGCTCTTAAAAATGATAGAAAACTACAGACAAAATCACCCTCAAAAATAACATAGATCCTCGTGAGCATTTTAGAACGTATTTTAAAAACCGTAGTATTAGACGAAGCTATTATCACAGAAAAAGTTGCACTTTCTAAGACTGCTTTTAAAATTAGACTTCAAAGTGATAGCATTAAAAACATAAGTTTTATTCCTGGCGCTTTCCTAAGGTTAGGTATTGGCATTGGCAAAGAAGAGTTGTCCATGAAAGATAAAATTAGAAGCTATAGTATATGGGATATTAATAGCACCAGTGGCTATCTAGATCTAGCGATTGCCACCCATAGTGGGGGTATCGGAAGTCAATGGGCTCAAGATTGTAAAGAAGGAGATACGGTGTTTTACAAGTTGAAAAAAGGAACTTTTTTAGCAGATGCTACTGCTGATAGTTACCTTATGATAGGAGACCTTTCTGCACTTTCTCACCTTTATGTGCTCAACAGAGCCGTTGGAGCGGACAAACAGGTAGCTAGCATACTATATAACATCCCAAAAAATGAATGTTTTCCTGATATTGACGGAAACTATCCTTTTGCAGTACAAGGGTTACTGCAAGTATCAACTGAAGAAATTATTGCCAAAATTAAGGACATAGCACCTACACTAAAAGGCTATCAAATGGTATACATTGCTGGTGATAGTAGGGTTTGCATTGCGGCACATTCTTTCTTCAAAAATGAACTAGGATGGAATCCAAAACAGATAAAAACAAAACCTTTTTGGAATCCCGATAAAAAAGGATTGGAGTAATCTTTATACGAAGAATCAAACGAAATTTTCTGCACTTTGCTATCCGTATTTGTCCTGAAGCTCATCTCATAAAACTTCTTAGAATGGCCCCATAATACATCTAATTGACGTAATTTAGAGCGCCATCTGAAGGAATACATTATGAAGGACATGAAAGTAGTTACATTTATAAAAGCGGTTTTAGAACAGATGCCAAAAGCATGGTTGACCACAACCACGCACCGACTAGATATCTACGACGAAAAATTGGCTAAAACTGAATTTTTAATACAATTTGAAGCCTTATTTCAAGCTAATATGGCAAGTCCTTCTGCTTTAGAGGCATTACCTACGGCCTATGATTACATCCGTTTAGGACACCCAATATCTTGTGTTTTAGAATGGACTATTGCCAAATTACACCATTTAAAATCAGAGAATGTCATCAGTTTTTCGTCGAAGACTATGCCAGTACTTGCCATTCTGAGAAAAAATCTACTAGCACACAAAAAAACTAGGATTGTATTCTTAGGAGCACTCCCCTCTTGTTTTGATGCGGAGCTTATAAAAAATGTTTACGGATATACTTTTCAGTTCACCAACATTAAAACTGTAGCAGAAATAACTGCTTTTGAAGGCAGTACCATCTTGCTGGCAGAGCAGGAATTAGGCACAACAATTAGCCATCCAAATATCGATTTCACTGTTAGTCTTCATGCAGAACTGGGGAGTATACTCGTAGTTCACGACAAAAAAAATGAAGCTTATATTTCAGACATACAGCATGTAAGAAGAAGAGAAACTATTGCGATGACGCCATCAAATTCTCTTAAAGCGTTAAAGGCGCTGGTCGCTAAAGCTCCCTTAGAAAATAGTACAAGTATCGTTGCTAAAAATAAAGCAGAAGTTCTCCAATTAATTGCGAGCGTTACAGGAACTACCTCAAAAGCCTTGGTTGCCTCTAGTGGGCTTTCCATTCAATATGCTATTATGATGGGGCTGGTTGATGATGCCCAAGCCAAACACCCGGGAAAACCGATCAAATTTATCGTGCCACCTAATTGTTATGGCGGAACAAATGACCAAGCTAGACGTGTTGCTGCTTGTCTTGACAATGTTGAAGTAGTAGATCTACCTGTAGATGGTGGTCATGATATGATACGTAGTATTGATGCTATTTTAGATGATCTTGCAAAAAAAGATGCGGTACCTTACATTATTGCAGAAATCCCAACTAATCCTAGAGTAGAAGTTCCTGATCTTCAACAATTAAAAGCTGTTTTAATAAAGGAGCGTAAAACTGCAACTGGTGGCATTGCTATAGATCCTGTTTTTATTTTAGATCAAACTTTTTGTCCGAATGTGCTCTTCTTAGGCGAAGGTAAAATTCTATCTTCTGTTAGAACCATTTCGTATGTTAGCGGCTCAAAATTTCCTAGTGGTGGTCAATGTACGGCGGGTTATTGCGTAGCTAATACCAAATCTGATGTATTGCTAAAAAAAATAGAAACTCATCTCATGTTGTGTGATAATGAAGCCACGCCACTTCAATATAAACTATTGGCTACTCAGCTGCCTTCTATGAATCAAAGAATTAGTGCTGCCTATAAAAATACACGAGAATTTGTAAATTTTATACAAACGACTTTACCAGCTGCTAAAATAAATTTTGTCTCAGAATCATTAGCTGCACAAGGGTTTACGCCTTCTGTTTTTTCGTTAGACTTACCTACTAAAGGAACTACGGATAAAGAAAAGGAAGTTTATAAGAGAGCGTTAAATTTGAAATTAATCAATTTGATGATTAACGAAATCCCTGACGAAAGTAAGTTTTGTGTCAGCTACGGACAATTAAAAGGTTGTTATTGGACTGTACCTGCTACTTCTACACAAGGGACTACTAAAGAGGGGGACAAAGACTATATTGTTAGGGCGTCTCTTTCTCCTGATTTAGATTTACAACGTCACAAAGAAGTGTTTTTAAAATTCGTAAAAAGTATATAGCCTTACGAATACTTGTAATACAACTGAACCTAGTATTTATAAACAAATCACTATTTAGAAACTACTAGCATATACAAAATTCCATGGATCATATATTTCAAGTCGTCTATAAAACCTTAAAATGGATTTCTGAAATCTCGGGTATTACCTATCATGAGGTAAACATAATTGTATATTATATGGTAGTCCCTACGCTCTTCATCTTTCTTATCAGTAAGATCCTTAAAGCAAAATCATTGCTTATTGGGTTTATCATCTTTCAATTATTTGTTGTTTTCGTAATTCCTGATTTTGAGAAGTTTGCTACGACGTTATTTGAAGGGTCTGTTAATTTTCTAAATTCTTTTTCTCAAGTGGGCCTAAATTATGTACAGGCCTCTGTTGTTATTTGTGTAATTATACCTACTGCAATACTAGCTGCATTAATGTATTGGAATAAGAAAATAACTCGCAACTAAAAACCATTAAGATTGTTCACTTATAGTCTTCGCTAGATAGCTTGCATCTTTTGATACACCTCCTAAGGTTGCAGAACCACGCGTATACATCCATGGCAGACCAATAAAGTACAGTCCCTCTATATTACTTACACCCCTGTAATTCTTAGGATAATTATTTGCATCTAATTCTAAGCCTTCTATCCATTTAAAATTGGGCCTGTACCCTGTAGACCAGATTATATTTTTAATACTTGAAATTTTCTTAGATTCAAAAATAATTTCTTCTTTTAATGCATCTTTTGTTCTCCCTACTGGGATAACATTTTCCCTTGAAAGAATTTCTTTTACATCTGTACCGATAACCGGTTGTTTAGAAGCATTAATTTTTTTTCCAATCCAACTATACTTAGTATAACTCAAGAACCCAATGAAGGTAAACCACCACCATATTGTTTTTCCTAGAAATTGCTGCGGAATTGATTTTACGGTAGTATCTCCGGAAAAATAAACCGTTCTACTTTTATCTTTAGAGAGTTCGTTTAAAATTTGATATCCAGAATCGCCACCACCCACTACTAAAGCATCTCCTTCTTGTAATTGACTCACTTCTTTGTAGTAATTACTGTGCATTTGTAGAATTCGATCTGAAACCTTGGTATGACAAGGGGGCGTATAAGGAATATGAAAAGGTCCTGTGGCTATAATCACGTTATTGGCCTGAATAACCCCATCTTTATGTGCTACAGAAAAACCTTTATCGGTCTTACGCACCGCCGTTATTAAGGTGTTTAATTGTACGGGAATATTGAATTTCTTTACGTAGGTTTTAAAATAATTGGCCACTTCAAATTTCGTAGGGTAATGGCCTTTGGGCGCATCAAATTTTAACCCAGGTAGGTGATTGTATTCTGTAGATGTAAATAGTTTTAAAGAATCCCATCTATTTAGCCAAGAAGCTCCAATTTCTTCTTCACCATCTACCACTAAAAAGTTTTTGTTCATTTGCTGTAAATGGTACCCCATGGCCAAGCCTGCTTGTGCTCCTCCTATTACAACATAATCTAACTTAGTATTACCCATTAAAACTTATTACAAATTAAGCCACAAAAGTAACCATACTGAGATGAAATCTATAGGTATAATGTCCTTATAAAATAGAAAAGAGCACCAACAGCGCTACCTACCTACGAACATTTTAGATGTCAAAATTCCAAAATTTATTATTTGGCAAAGAGGCTACGAAGGTTTTAGTTTCCTTAGAGCCCTCTATTTGATAAGTTAATTTCCAAGCATGAAGTCCTACCGATAGCGGAAAATAGGTTTGATCTGATCCATATTTTTCATCGCCAATAATCGGAATTCCAAGATGGGCTAATTGTGCTCTAATTTGATGAAACCTTCCTGTTTTAGGTTTTACTTCTAACAGATAACCAAAGTCGTTTTTAGCCATAAGTTTATAACTAAGGTTACAATCTAGCGACTGTTTTGATTTTACAGCGACAATATCAGCCCTTTTTTCTAGGTTGTTTTTTACTAAAAAATTGATCAAAACACCGGTATCTTTTGCGGGTTTATCTTTTACAATTGCCAAATATGTTTTCTGAACTTTTCGGCTACTAAACAATTCATTAAAGGCCACTAAGACCTTTTTTTTCTTTGCGAAGATTAATACCCCGCTGGTAACTCTATCTAAGCGATGAATGACACCTATATACGGTTTTGATTTACGCTTCACTAAGTGCGCAAAAACCTGATCTTCCATCGTATTATTTTCATACGGGTTTTTTTCACTAATGT
Coding sequences within:
- a CDS encoding NAD(P)/FAD-dependent oxidoreductase, whose translation is MGNTKLDYVVIGGAQAGLAMGYHLQQMNKNFLVVDGEEEIGASWLNRWDSLKLFTSTEYNHLPGLKFDAPKGHYPTKFEVANYFKTYVKKFNIPVQLNTLITAVRKTDKGFSVAHKDGVIQANNVIIATGPFHIPYTPPCHTKVSDRILQMHSNYYKEVSQLQEGDALVVGGGDSGYQILNELSKDKSRTVYFSGDTTVKSIPQQFLGKTIWWWFTFIGFLSYTKYSWIGKKINASKQPVIGTDVKEILSRENVIPVGRTKDALKEEIIFESKKISSIKNIIWSTGYRPNFKWIEGLELDANNYPKNYRGVSNIEGLYFIGLPWMYTRGSATLGGVSKDASYLAKTISEQS
- the acs gene encoding acetate--CoA ligase, whose protein sequence is MSNYHIKHLEEYFQVYRKSVRNPEAFWEEIAEEHFLWRKKWDKVLRWDFSKPEVTWFEGAQLNITENCIDRHLATRGEKTAIIFEPNNPEEEAQHISYYQLHDKVCRMANVLKEKGIKKGDRVCVYLPMIPELAVTILACARIGAIHSVVFAGFSSNALATRINDSDCKIVITSDGSYRGNKSIDLKGIVDKALEECPGVAHVLVAKRTKSTIGMKNGRDEWLQPLLDAAYGDCVPEIMDAEDPLFILYTSGSTGRPKGMVHTTGGYMVYTAYTFKNVFQYRENDVYWCTADIGWITGHSYIVYGPLANGATTLMFEGVPSYPDFGRFWEVIEKHKVNQFYTAPTAIRALAKQNLEFVENHDLSSLKVLGSVGEPINEEAWHWYNNNVGKKKSPIVDTWWQTETGGIMITPIPYVTPTTPTYATLPFIGIQPALMDEEGHEIMGNQVEGRLCIKFPWPSMARTIWGDHDRYRDTYFTAYKNNYFTGDGALRDAVGYYRITGRVDDVIIVSGHNLGTAPIEDAINEHPAVAESAIVGFPHDIKGNALYGYVILKETGETRDRDNLRNEINQQITEHIGPIAKLDKIQFVSGLPKTRSGKIMRRILRKIASNDVSNLGDTSTLLNPEVVQDIIDNVV
- a CDS encoding SDR family oxidoreductase, translating into MKIAVTSASGQLGASIVKHLIALVGKDQVIGIARTPEKAKHLGVEIRKGDYNNREDFNNALQGVSTVLLVSGMDEPQKRIAQHQNVIEAAKTQGVQKIVYTSIIGSEDNNAFSPVVQSNRQTEKDVKNSGLHWVIGRNGIYIEPDLEYIPTYLNAGEISNCAADGKCAYTSREELGYGYAKMLTEEKHNGQIYNLIGEAVTQTQLTEAINTLYHTHLTYTAVSVAAYAQERKEALGDFMGTVIAGIYEGIRNGANNVPSDYVRAAGRPHKSLLKMIENYRQNHPQK
- a CDS encoding ferric reductase-like transmembrane domain-containing protein → MRFIKKNYGWFIVTVLAILPLFILANFLEVEYASDFAVSLKESAENNDQSTLELLYHISGEFAIRWMTAVLSCTPFFILFGVTNLYVRQAMGIATAIWSIIHFIIFCAAEGFLETFTQVNYMAGFLAVLLLVPLSVTSNRKAMRRLKSKWKKLQSLAYIIILLSIVHVAILDKTWMIYAIIVGLGFILRIPLIKAPIIAFRKRRLE
- a CDS encoding PLP-dependent transferase yields the protein MKDMKVVTFIKAVLEQMPKAWLTTTTHRLDIYDEKLAKTEFLIQFEALFQANMASPSALEALPTAYDYIRLGHPISCVLEWTIAKLHHLKSENVISFSSKTMPVLAILRKNLLAHKKTRIVFLGALPSCFDAELIKNVYGYTFQFTNIKTVAEITAFEGSTILLAEQELGTTISHPNIDFTVSLHAELGSILVVHDKKNEAYISDIQHVRRRETIAMTPSNSLKALKALVAKAPLENSTSIVAKNKAEVLQLIASVTGTTSKALVASSGLSIQYAIMMGLVDDAQAKHPGKPIKFIVPPNCYGGTNDQARRVAACLDNVEVVDLPVDGGHDMIRSIDAILDDLAKKDAVPYIIAEIPTNPRVEVPDLQQLKAVLIKERKTATGGIAIDPVFILDQTFCPNVLFLGEGKILSSVRTISYVSGSKFPSGGQCTAGYCVANTKSDVLLKKIETHLMLCDNEATPLQYKLLATQLPSMNQRISAAYKNTREFVNFIQTTLPAAKINFVSESLAAQGFTPSVFSLDLPTKGTTDKEKEVYKRALNLKLINLMINEIPDESKFCVSYGQLKGCYWTVPATSTQGTTKEGDKDYIVRASLSPDLDLQRHKEVFLKFVKSI
- a CDS encoding FAD-binding oxidoreductase, with amino-acid sequence MSILERILKTVVLDEAIITEKVALSKTAFKIRLQSDSIKNISFIPGAFLRLGIGIGKEELSMKDKIRSYSIWDINSTSGYLDLAIATHSGGIGSQWAQDCKEGDTVFYKLKKGTFLADATADSYLMIGDLSALSHLYVLNRAVGADKQVASILYNIPKNECFPDIDGNYPFAVQGLLQVSTEEIIAKIKDIAPTLKGYQMVYIAGDSRVCIAAHSFFKNELGWNPKQIKTKPFWNPDKKGLE
- a CDS encoding RluA family pseudouridine synthase, which gives rise to MSLPNLEVIEESNDYIVVNKAAGYISEKNPYENNTMEDQVFAHLVKRKSKPYIGVIHRLDRVTSGVLIFAKKKKVLVAFNELFSSRKVQKTYLAIVKDKPAKDTGVLINFLVKNNLEKRADIVAVKSKQSLDCNLSYKLMAKNDFGYLLEVKPKTGRFHQIRAQLAHLGIPIIGDEKYGSDQTYFPLSVGLHAWKLTYQIEGSKETKTFVASLPNNKFWNFDI